A genome region from Streptomyces antimycoticus includes the following:
- a CDS encoding oxidoreductase gives MTVPEEGLSGLRVLVTGGSRGLGEATARRFAAAGATVLTASRSAPPEDLPATFIPADLATDEGAAELGRRVIDSVGGVDVLVNNAAAASAPMPTLKRSDASWRADLEMNLLSAVRLDRALVPGMVERGSGVVVHVSSIASRLPQRTEASYAAAKAALNAYSRELATEVGEHGVRVVCVLPGFVVTEGAVQHLQHIADRQGVGVAEVKQQIVDHLKVPMGRPGDPEDVAEMIAFLASGRAKWLTGAQFRVDGGIIPVA, from the coding sequence ATGACAGTTCCGGAAGAGGGGCTCAGCGGCCTTCGTGTGCTGGTCACCGGCGGCAGCCGCGGTCTGGGCGAGGCCACCGCCCGTCGATTCGCCGCCGCGGGCGCGACGGTGCTGACCGCCTCGCGCAGCGCGCCTCCGGAGGATCTGCCGGCCACCTTCATCCCCGCGGACCTCGCGACGGATGAAGGAGCGGCGGAGCTCGGCCGACGGGTCATCGACAGCGTGGGCGGGGTGGATGTCCTGGTCAACAACGCGGCCGCCGCGAGCGCCCCGATGCCGACCCTGAAGCGGTCCGACGCGTCGTGGCGTGCGGACCTCGAGATGAACCTGCTCAGCGCCGTCCGGCTCGACCGGGCCCTGGTTCCCGGGATGGTTGAGCGGGGTTCCGGCGTCGTCGTGCATGTCTCGTCGATCGCGAGCCGTCTGCCGCAGCGCACCGAAGCGTCCTACGCGGCGGCCAAGGCGGCGCTCAACGCCTACAGCCGCGAGCTGGCGACCGAAGTGGGAGAGCACGGAGTGCGGGTGGTGTGTGTGCTGCCGGGCTTCGTGGTCACCGAGGGCGCCGTCCAGCACCTCCAGCACATCGCCGACCGGCAGGGCGTCGGCGTGGCGGAGGTCAAGCAGCAGATCGTGGATCACCTCAAGGTGCCGATGGGCCGGCCCGGCGATCCCGAGGACGTGGCGGAGATGATCGCCTTCCTCGCATCCGGCCGCGCGAAGTGGCTCACGGGAGCCCAGTTCCGGGTGGACGGCGGCATCATCCCCGTGGCGTAG
- a CDS encoding TetR/AcrR family transcriptional regulator: MPSSRPMRADARRNREALLATAREAFLTGEADAHVEEIARRAGVAVGTLYRHFETREALIEEVYRQEVDELCAAPAELLDLHAPDEALRHFLLLLVDHAAVGKGMAVALESIMATDSPIFDDARTRMAQALHQLLEAGAAAGTIRSGVSGRTLLRALGGICGMHTTEGWQEEAVQITAILFDGLRFGAQNAG, encoded by the coding sequence TTGCCGTCGTCACGTCCGATGCGCGCCGATGCGCGCCGCAACCGCGAAGCGCTCCTGGCCACGGCGCGGGAGGCGTTCCTCACCGGCGAGGCCGACGCCCACGTGGAAGAGATCGCCCGGCGGGCCGGGGTGGCGGTCGGGACGCTCTACCGCCACTTCGAGACACGCGAAGCCCTCATCGAGGAGGTCTACCGCCAGGAGGTCGACGAGCTGTGCGCCGCACCCGCGGAACTCCTCGACCTGCATGCCCCGGACGAGGCCCTGCGCCACTTCCTGCTGCTGCTCGTGGACCACGCCGCCGTGGGCAAGGGAATGGCCGTGGCGCTGGAGAGCATCATGGCGACGGACTCACCGATCTTCGATGACGCCCGCACGCGGATGGCGCAGGCTCTCCATCAGCTGCTCGAGGCGGGCGCAGCGGCCGGCACCATCCGTAGCGGCGTCAGCGGACGCACACTGCTGCGCGCGCTGGGAGGCATCTGCGGAATGCACACCACGGAGGGCTGGCAGGAGGAGGCCGTGCAGATCACGGCGATCCTCTTCGACGGCCTGCGGTTCGGCGCGCAGAACGCGGGCTGA
- a CDS encoding sulfite exporter TauE/SafE family protein: MLTSFSTLLFLGCLTGITTVLFGFGGGFITVPVVYGVLTVTAAPGKDADAMHIAVATSAAVMVVNAAAAALAQWRQGRLRRAYVWPLAAFIAVGAVAGSFAATLIGGTALRLLFAAYLLVTIADSLLRKGFLSVAHRTRPEPLGRRTTTLGGVGIGLVAAGLGVGGSVMTVPLLRRRGLPMAEATAMANPLSVPVALAGTLVYALAPATSAGPGQLGYVDLTAGAALLIGSLPTIAVARRVTGRVPDRVHSVAYVVLLLIVLVVMVTIGV, encoded by the coding sequence GTGCTGACCTCGTTCTCCACTCTTCTGTTCCTCGGGTGCCTGACCGGCATCACGACGGTGCTCTTCGGCTTCGGCGGCGGTTTCATCACGGTCCCCGTCGTCTACGGCGTCCTGACCGTGACGGCGGCTCCGGGAAAGGACGCGGACGCCATGCACATCGCCGTGGCGACCTCGGCGGCGGTCATGGTCGTCAATGCCGCCGCGGCGGCGCTGGCCCAGTGGCGGCAGGGCCGGCTGCGCCGCGCCTACGTCTGGCCGCTGGCGGCGTTCATCGCGGTCGGCGCCGTCGCCGGATCCTTCGCGGCCACCTTGATCGGTGGTACGGCGCTGCGCCTGCTGTTCGCCGCCTATCTGCTGGTGACGATCGCCGACAGCCTGCTGAGGAAGGGCTTCCTCTCCGTGGCGCACCGGACCCGTCCGGAGCCCCTGGGGCGGCGCACCACCACCCTCGGCGGCGTAGGCATCGGCCTGGTGGCCGCGGGCCTGGGGGTGGGCGGCAGCGTCATGACGGTTCCGCTGCTGCGCCGCAGGGGCCTCCCCATGGCCGAGGCCACCGCCATGGCCAACCCCCTCAGCGTCCCCGTCGCCCTGGCCGGAACCCTCGTCTACGCCCTCGCCCCCGCCACATCCGCCGGCCCGGGACAGCTTGGCTACGTCGATCTCACCGCGGGTGCCGCCCTGCTCATCGGATCACTGCCCACCATCGCCGTGGCGAGGCGCGTCACCGGCCGGGTCCCGGACCGGGTCCACTCCGTCGCCTACGTCGTCCTGCTCCTGATCGTGCTGGTCGTGATGGTGACCATCGGAGTCTGA
- a CDS encoding AraC family transcriptional regulator, whose product MRNIRVAEVDDLDRAVLAIGTDYPQDHLLVRHEHRRAQVLYAATGVMRVETADGSWTIPTARAVLIPSMTGHQVTMTGVSTRSLYIEPAAVPWFPARCQAVDVSVLLRALILEAVEMEPRYPEHSRDAAVAALILHELKNLTPLPLDVPLPSDPRLRGLCEAFLRKPDIHDPPARWCAALNISERTLARLFQRGTGLSFSQWRQRACVLHSLQHLTAGMPVTRIAAQLGYDNPAAYTAAFKKLLGQPPTAYRSPDATGLGDRG is encoded by the coding sequence ATGCGCAACATCCGGGTCGCGGAGGTGGACGACCTCGATCGTGCCGTGCTGGCGATCGGCACCGACTACCCCCAGGACCATCTGCTCGTCCGGCATGAGCACCGCCGCGCCCAGGTGCTGTACGCGGCCACCGGCGTGATGCGGGTCGAGACGGCGGACGGCAGCTGGACGATACCCACCGCCCGCGCCGTGCTGATCCCGTCCATGACCGGGCATCAGGTCACGATGACGGGCGTCAGCACCCGCAGCCTCTACATCGAGCCCGCCGCCGTGCCGTGGTTTCCCGCCCGTTGTCAGGCCGTCGATGTCTCCGTGCTGCTGCGGGCGCTGATCCTGGAGGCCGTCGAGATGGAGCCGCGCTACCCCGAGCACAGCCGCGACGCGGCGGTGGCGGCCCTCATCCTCCACGAGCTCAAGAACCTCACCCCGCTGCCGCTCGATGTGCCGCTGCCCTCCGATCCGCGGCTGCGTGGCCTGTGCGAGGCGTTCCTGCGGAAGCCGGACATCCATGACCCGCCCGCCCGCTGGTGCGCTGCCCTCAACATCAGCGAACGCACCCTCGCCCGCCTGTTCCAGCGCGGCACCGGTCTGAGCTTCTCGCAGTGGCGGCAGCGCGCCTGCGTCCTGCACTCCCTTCAGCACCTCACCGCGGGCATGCCCGTCACACGCATCGCGGCCCAGCTCGGCTACGACAACCCCGCGGCCTACACGGCCGCGTTCAAGAAGCTCCTCGGCCAACCGCCGACGGCGTATCGGAGCCCCGACGCCACGGGCCTCGGCGACCGGGGCTGA
- a CDS encoding oxidoreductase — protein MNGTESNLPAGGSGIDGSSPILDEGLAGRRALVTGGSRGLGAAIVRRLAAAGATVFAAARSAPPEGSLPARFFTADLADPDGARQLAERVRDAVGGVDILVDNAGAGSAPENTLTRPPATWQADLESNLLSAVRLDQELVPGMVERGSGVVVHVSSIASHLPQPGQAAYAAAKAALNSYSRSLAAEVGPAGVRVVCVLPGFIATPGAVAHHQKIADSQGVSLQEAQRGLAERLNVPMNRPGTPEDAAELVAFLVSERARWLTGSQFRVDGGILAQV, from the coding sequence ATGAACGGTACAGAGAGCAACCTACCCGCTGGTGGGAGCGGGATCGACGGGTCCTCGCCGATCCTCGACGAAGGGCTTGCGGGGCGGCGCGCGCTGGTCACGGGCGGGAGCCGCGGGCTCGGCGCGGCGATCGTGCGGCGACTCGCCGCGGCGGGCGCGACCGTGTTCGCGGCAGCCAGATCGGCGCCCCCCGAGGGCTCGCTGCCCGCGCGGTTCTTCACCGCTGACCTCGCGGACCCCGACGGAGCGCGGCAGTTGGCGGAGCGGGTGCGCGACGCCGTCGGCGGGGTGGACATCCTCGTCGACAACGCCGGCGCCGGCAGCGCCCCGGAGAACACGCTGACCCGGCCACCGGCAACCTGGCAGGCGGACCTCGAGAGCAATCTGCTGTCCGCGGTCCGGCTGGACCAGGAGCTGGTCCCGGGCATGGTGGAGCGCGGCTCGGGGGTCGTGGTGCACGTCTCGTCCATCGCAAGCCATCTGCCGCAGCCTGGCCAGGCCGCCTACGCGGCGGCCAAGGCCGCGCTGAACAGCTACAGCCGCTCGCTCGCGGCCGAGGTCGGCCCGGCCGGGGTACGGGTGGTGTGCGTCCTGCCGGGCTTCATCGCCACCCCGGGGGCGGTCGCGCACCATCAGAAGATCGCCGACAGCCAGGGGGTTTCGCTGCAGGAGGCGCAGCGCGGCCTCGCGGAGCGCCTGAACGTGCCGATGAACCGGCCCGGAACCCCTGAGGACGCCGCAGAGTTGGTCGCGTTCCTGGTGTCGGAGCGGGCGCGCTGGCTCACCGGATCGCAGTTCCGCGTCGATGGAGGCATCCTCGCCCAGGTGTAG
- a CDS encoding TetR/AcrR family transcriptional regulator has product MFTEQGYELTSLTQVAQQAGVTRQAVLHHFANKEELLTSSYEELLPALDAVIESARAHPPSAATRMRAVEEFDALVRGEHGASLVCAQVNEHALRGLAAARTLQQRLGDLTRALATGEGPEGMMRGRLALSAVIMAAARGRELGGRQAERHAAALAVARSLIAPETGS; this is encoded by the coding sequence ATGTTCACCGAGCAGGGCTACGAGCTGACCTCGTTGACCCAGGTCGCCCAGCAGGCAGGGGTCACCAGGCAGGCCGTCCTGCACCACTTCGCGAACAAGGAGGAGCTGCTCACCAGTTCCTACGAAGAACTGCTCCCGGCGCTCGACGCCGTCATCGAGTCCGCACGCGCCCACCCGCCGTCCGCCGCGACCCGTATGCGAGCCGTCGAGGAGTTCGACGCCCTGGTCCGTGGCGAGCACGGTGCCTCGCTGGTGTGCGCCCAGGTCAACGAGCACGCCCTGCGGGGCCTGGCCGCCGCGCGCACACTCCAGCAGCGGCTGGGCGACCTGACCCGCGCCCTGGCCACCGGCGAAGGGCCCGAGGGCATGATGCGCGGACGGCTGGCCCTGTCCGCTGTGATCATGGCCGCGGCACGCGGGCGCGAACTGGGCGGCCGACAGGCGGAGCGCCACGCAGCGGCGCTCGCGGTGGCCCGCTCACTGATCGCACCCGAGACCGGGTCCTAG
- a CDS encoding GntR family transcriptional regulator has protein sequence MSTFDMPTAPLPKASRRGLAQEAADLIREAIFAGHFPPGSPLREVELAASLGVSRGSVREGLAFLEREGLVRSAWHRGTTVIDVTEQDVEEVYAVRAALDRLAATSAQGNATADQLTELDTLVRAMAEEIGGEASGARLLALDIAFHDLIYAASNNRRLGAAWHAVRSQIYLFQLRRIALGYEHYRARVVDEHHELATLLRSGDRETLARRAEEHVDSARRSLLTGLHP, from the coding sequence ATGTCAACATTCGACATGCCCACCGCACCGCTCCCCAAAGCCAGCCGCCGCGGACTGGCACAAGAGGCCGCCGACCTCATCCGCGAGGCGATCTTCGCCGGCCATTTCCCGCCCGGATCGCCGCTGCGCGAGGTCGAACTCGCCGCCTCATTGGGGGTCAGCCGCGGATCGGTACGCGAAGGACTCGCCTTCCTCGAACGCGAAGGGCTGGTCCGGAGCGCCTGGCACCGTGGCACCACCGTCATCGACGTCACCGAGCAGGACGTCGAGGAGGTCTACGCGGTGCGCGCCGCGCTCGACCGCCTCGCGGCGACGAGCGCGCAGGGCAACGCGACCGCCGATCAGCTGACCGAGTTGGACACCCTGGTCCGGGCGATGGCGGAGGAGATCGGCGGCGAGGCGTCCGGCGCGCGGCTGCTCGCGCTCGACATCGCCTTCCACGACCTGATCTACGCGGCCTCGAACAACCGCAGGCTCGGCGCGGCATGGCACGCCGTACGCTCACAGATCTATCTCTTCCAGCTCCGCCGTATTGCCCTCGGCTACGAGCACTACCGTGCCCGGGTGGTGGACGAGCACCATGAACTGGCGACGCTCCTGCGCTCAGGCGACCGCGAGACCCTGGCCCGGCGCGCCGAAGAACACGTCGACTCCGCCCGCCGCAGTCTCCTCACCGGACTGCACCCCTGA
- a CDS encoding VOC family protein, whose amino-acid sequence MSVRPAVHLAIPVDDLDAARRFYGGVLGLAEGRSTGQWVDWDLHGHQLVTHVVPGGPVSTGTSSVDGQEVPIPHFGLLLSTGDFHALADRLRAAGTDFVIEPCLRFRGEPAEQWTMFLHDPAGNALEFKAFRDESKVFAR is encoded by the coding sequence ATGTCTGTGCGTCCTGCCGTGCATCTGGCCATACCCGTGGATGATCTGGATGCCGCACGCCGGTTCTACGGAGGCGTCCTCGGGCTTGCGGAGGGGCGTTCCACCGGCCAATGGGTCGATTGGGATCTGCACGGCCATCAACTGGTGACCCATGTGGTCCCCGGTGGCCCCGTGTCCACCGGGACCAGCTCGGTCGACGGGCAGGAGGTGCCGATTCCGCACTTCGGGCTGCTGCTGTCGACCGGGGACTTCCACGCGCTCGCCGACCGACTCCGTGCGGCGGGCACCGACTTCGTCATCGAGCCCTGCCTTCGCTTCCGGGGCGAGCCGGCGGAGCAGTGGACGATGTTCCTCCACGATCCGGCCGGCAACGCGCTGGAGTTCAAGGCGTTCCGTGACGAGTCGAAGGTGTTCGCGCGATGA
- a CDS encoding SDR family NAD(P)-dependent oxidoreductase, producing MRRVLVTGASRGIGRAVAHAFAERGDRVGVHYATGLADAEDTLRGLPGSGHGLLGGDLGEPQAAQDIVEQAVRTLGGVDVLVNNAAIAPSTDNRHSVADVSYPDWQRIWHRMIDVNLLGAANMTYCVARHLIDRGATGSIVNIGSRGAFRGEPDFPAYGASKAALHAFGQSMAVTLAPHGIAVASVAPGFVATERQAAKMAGPAGDELRGQSPFGRVGTPEEVAAAVLYLASPEAAWSSGAVLDLNGASYLRT from the coding sequence ATGAGGCGGGTGCTGGTCACAGGGGCGTCGCGGGGCATCGGCCGTGCCGTGGCCCATGCGTTCGCCGAGCGCGGCGACCGCGTGGGGGTGCACTACGCCACCGGTCTCGCGGATGCCGAGGACACCTTGCGGGGCTTGCCCGGCTCCGGCCATGGTCTGCTCGGCGGCGATCTCGGTGAGCCACAAGCGGCGCAGGACATCGTCGAGCAGGCCGTGCGGACGCTGGGCGGGGTCGATGTGCTGGTCAACAACGCGGCCATCGCGCCGTCCACCGACAACCGGCACTCCGTGGCCGATGTGTCCTACCCGGACTGGCAGCGGATCTGGCACCGCATGATCGATGTCAATCTGCTCGGCGCGGCGAACATGACCTACTGCGTCGCCCGGCATCTCATCGACCGCGGCGCGACCGGAAGCATCGTCAACATCGGTTCCCGCGGTGCCTTCCGGGGCGAGCCCGACTTCCCGGCGTACGGCGCGAGCAAGGCCGCGCTGCACGCTTTCGGGCAATCGATGGCCGTCACGCTGGCGCCGCACGGGATCGCGGTGGCGTCCGTGGCCCCCGGGTTCGTCGCGACCGAACGGCAGGCCGCCAAGATGGCCGGTCCCGCCGGGGACGAGCTACGGGGCCAGAGCCCGTTCGGGCGGGTCGGGACGCCCGAGGAGGTCGCCGCCGCCGTGCTGTACCTGGCCTCACCGGAGGCCGCGTGGTCCTCCGGAGCCGTGCTCGACCTCAACGGCGCGTCCTACCTCCGGACCTGA
- a CDS encoding DUF1772 domain-containing protein codes for MQDVLAVGTVVVVGVMVGVEFAVAAFVNPILDRLPSDGGLDARSDGARVLGRVMPFWYIGSVVLGAVWAAVTWGDAGASFIAAGTLLLVLSVVMSVLLLVPINSRVASWSREGAPADWKQQVGRWDRFHYVRVGVIVLAFTLLAVALGRAV; via the coding sequence ATGCAGGACGTACTGGCAGTCGGCACGGTCGTCGTGGTCGGGGTGATGGTGGGCGTGGAGTTCGCGGTCGCGGCGTTCGTCAACCCGATCCTCGACCGGCTCCCGAGCGACGGCGGACTCGACGCTCGCAGCGACGGGGCGCGCGTCCTGGGCAGGGTCATGCCGTTCTGGTACATCGGCTCGGTCGTCCTCGGCGCGGTGTGGGCCGCGGTGACGTGGGGTGACGCGGGCGCGTCGTTCATCGCCGCGGGCACGCTCCTGCTCGTGCTGAGCGTGGTGATGTCGGTCCTCCTGCTCGTGCCGATCAATTCGCGGGTCGCGAGCTGGTCGCGCGAGGGCGCGCCCGCGGACTGGAAGCAGCAGGTGGGACGGTGGGACCGGTTTCACTACGTTCGGGTGGGCGTCATCGTGCTCGCCTTCACGCTGCTCGCCGTCGCCCTCGGCCGGGCCGTATGA
- a CDS encoding TetR/AcrR family transcriptional regulator, whose product MSVHERKARERANRHKLIVSTARELAETHGWDAVTTRRLAERIEYSQPVLYSHFRSRNEIVGAVALEGFAELTAALRAAVPEGPVDREAVTALAHAYTDFAERNHALYDAMFSLDNGLPFADEATPAPLREGYQALLDPLQDHAGSDAPGLFVETFWAALHGLVTLTRAGRMPADQVPQRLALLIDRFIPR is encoded by the coding sequence ATGTCGGTACACGAACGCAAGGCACGTGAGCGGGCCAACCGCCACAAACTGATCGTCTCAACGGCCCGCGAACTCGCCGAGACCCACGGCTGGGACGCGGTCACCACGCGCCGCCTCGCCGAGCGGATCGAGTACAGCCAGCCCGTGCTCTACAGCCACTTCCGGAGCAGGAACGAGATCGTGGGAGCGGTCGCGCTGGAGGGATTCGCCGAGCTGACGGCCGCGTTGCGCGCCGCGGTGCCGGAGGGGCCGGTCGACCGGGAGGCGGTGACCGCGCTGGCCCACGCCTACACCGACTTCGCCGAGCGCAACCACGCCTTGTACGACGCGATGTTCAGCCTCGACAACGGCCTGCCCTTCGCCGACGAGGCCACGCCCGCCCCCCTGCGCGAGGGGTACCAAGCCCTGCTGGACCCTCTCCAGGACCACGCGGGCTCCGATGCACCGGGGTTGTTCGTCGAGACGTTCTGGGCGGCGCTGCACGGACTGGTCACCCTCACCCGTGCCGGACGCATGCCCGCCGACCAAGTGCCCCAGCGCCTCGCCCTCCTGATCGACCGCTTCATCCCCCGCTGA
- a CDS encoding cytosine permease, translating into MIVSAISVCVAWQVTWAPYVSDYSRYLPENTPTRVTFGYTYLGSAVGGAATMVIGAMAATVNTDAVNSDAIGFLADRFPSFGGLVVAALLLGLVPAGAEGPYGAFLTALSALSAEGRARSTARARAIFVLCFAALASVLATLSSGSLLETFQNITLFVLYPLEPWTAINLTDYYFVRHGHYDIPELLTKNGRYGTFTWWAVLVYLVSIAAELPFINSSVYVGPLERTAAMPVGRAESSARQFSHRASRCWVLL; encoded by the coding sequence GTGATCGTGTCCGCGATCTCGGTGTGCGTCGCCTGGCAGGTCACCTGGGCGCCCTATGTTTCCGACTACTCCCGCTACCTGCCGGAGAACACGCCCACCAGGGTCACCTTCGGCTACACCTACCTCGGTTCGGCCGTGGGCGGCGCCGCCACGATGGTCATCGGGGCGATGGCGGCGACGGTCAACACCGACGCGGTGAACTCGGACGCGATCGGCTTCCTGGCCGACCGCTTCCCGTCGTTCGGCGGGCTCGTGGTCGCGGCGCTGCTCCTCGGGCTGGTCCCGGCGGGTGCCGAGGGCCCCTACGGTGCGTTCCTCACCGCGCTCAGCGCGCTCTCCGCGGAGGGCAGGGCGCGCTCGACCGCGAGGGCCCGGGCGATCTTCGTCCTCTGCTTCGCCGCCCTCGCCAGCGTGCTGGCCACCCTGTCCAGCGGCAGCCTGCTGGAGACGTTCCAGAACATCACCCTGTTCGTGCTCTACCCGCTGGAGCCGTGGACCGCGATCAACCTCACCGACTACTACTTCGTCCGCCACGGCCACTACGACATTCCCGAACTGCTGACGAAGAACGGACGGTACGGCACCTTCACCTGGTGGGCGGTGCTCGTCTATCTGGTGTCGATCGCCGCCGAACTGCCGTTCATCAACAGCAGCGTCTACGTCGGCCCGCTGGAGCGGACGGCCGCCATGCCCGTCGGGCGTGCGGAAAGCAGCGCCAGGCAGTTCTCCCACAGGGCTTCGAGGTGCTGGGTGTTGTTGTAG
- a CDS encoding TetR/AcrR family transcriptional regulator: protein MGRTSDAKEKILNAAHSLIELRGYSALGVAEICKAADVPKGSFYYFFESKEALALAVLDEHWHTQRGEWARALEGDAEPLSRLRRLFEQTQAGLRAGQQSCGTVSGCMFGNLTLELSNQTEPIRARLQQIFDAQVEMVDTVIAEARERGEVTAGDTRDAARSVVAQLEGQVLFAKLYNNTQHLEALWENCLALLSARPTGMAAVRSSGPT, encoded by the coding sequence ATGGGACGCACCAGTGATGCGAAGGAGAAGATCCTCAACGCCGCGCATTCGCTCATCGAATTGCGGGGCTATTCGGCGCTGGGCGTCGCCGAGATCTGCAAGGCGGCCGACGTTCCCAAGGGCAGCTTCTACTACTTCTTCGAGTCGAAGGAGGCGCTTGCCCTGGCCGTCCTCGACGAGCACTGGCACACGCAGCGCGGCGAGTGGGCCCGGGCCCTGGAGGGCGACGCGGAGCCGCTGTCGCGGCTGCGCCGGCTGTTCGAGCAGACCCAGGCCGGTCTGCGCGCGGGCCAGCAGAGCTGTGGAACGGTCTCCGGGTGCATGTTCGGCAACCTCACCCTGGAACTGAGCAATCAGACCGAGCCCATCCGCGCACGCCTTCAGCAGATCTTCGACGCGCAGGTGGAGATGGTCGATACGGTCATCGCCGAAGCCCGGGAGCGCGGGGAGGTCACCGCCGGCGACACCCGTGACGCCGCCCGGTCGGTCGTCGCCCAGCTCGAGGGCCAGGTGCTGTTCGCCAAGCTCTACAACAACACCCAGCACCTCGAAGCCCTGTGGGAGAACTGCCTGGCGCTGCTTTCCGCACGCCCGACGGGCATGGCGGCCGTCCGCTCCAGCGGGCCGACGTAG
- a CDS encoding muconolactone Delta-isomerase family protein yields MITKEFLVELTTTVPEGTDPAEVSRRRADESVRAKELAAAGHLVRLWRPVGELRSIGVWRADSEADLRAKVLGTLPLWPWMTAVVTAVQPHPNDPGQR; encoded by the coding sequence GTGATCACGAAAGAGTTCCTGGTCGAGCTCACCACCACCGTGCCCGAGGGCACCGACCCCGCCGAGGTCAGCCGGCGCCGCGCGGACGAATCCGTCCGGGCGAAGGAGCTCGCCGCCGCCGGCCACCTGGTCCGGCTGTGGCGCCCGGTGGGCGAGCTCCGCAGCATCGGTGTGTGGCGCGCCGACAGCGAGGCGGATCTGCGCGCAAAGGTGCTGGGGACCCTGCCCCTGTGGCCCTGGATGACCGCGGTGGTCACGGCCGTACAGCCGCACCCCAACGACCCGGGACAGCGCTAG
- a CDS encoding amidase, which translates to MEWNFQTAESLAAALRAGEVTSVELTDQAIARIERDDKAINAICVPDFDRARAAARGADEARARGEDRPLLGIPVTVKESYNIAGLPTTWGMPPHRNFMPAEDAVQVSRLKDAGAVVLGKTNVPLGLQDIQSFNEIYGTTNNPWDHGRTSGGSSGGSAAALACGFGALSIGSDLAGSLRTPAHFCGVYAHKPTLGLAANRGMVPPSEPALPVDLDLAVVGPMARTARDLTLLLDVMAGPDPLTLGVAHEVRLPPARHELLRDFRVLVLDEHPLIPTGAAVRAGVNRVADALVDGGAHVERRSPLLPDLAEAGTLYSQLLVSGSVARFPVESYERLRTRAAGLGADDQSLDAARLRAMVFSHRDWLQAINRRELHRHGWRQLFAEFDAVVCPITPTPAFPHDHDPNPLGRRIDIDGVEYPYFDQLVWAGLATMPGLPATAIPAGRASDGLPVGVQLIGPMFEDRTPLRLAELLERRIGGFQAPK; encoded by the coding sequence ATGGAGTGGAATTTTCAGACGGCCGAAAGCCTCGCGGCCGCTTTGCGTGCCGGTGAAGTGACCTCGGTGGAATTGACCGACCAGGCGATCGCCCGTATTGAGCGGGATGACAAGGCGATCAACGCGATCTGTGTGCCGGACTTCGACCGCGCGCGGGCCGCCGCCCGCGGTGCCGACGAGGCGCGCGCCCGTGGTGAGGACCGGCCGCTGCTCGGCATTCCGGTGACGGTCAAGGAGTCCTACAACATCGCCGGGCTGCCCACGACCTGGGGCATGCCGCCACACCGGAACTTCATGCCCGCCGAGGACGCGGTGCAGGTGTCGCGGCTCAAGGACGCGGGCGCGGTGGTGCTCGGCAAGACCAATGTGCCCTTGGGGCTGCAAGACATCCAAAGCTTCAACGAGATCTACGGCACCACCAACAACCCGTGGGACCACGGCCGCACGTCGGGCGGATCCTCCGGCGGATCAGCGGCGGCCCTGGCGTGCGGATTCGGCGCGCTGTCCATCGGTTCCGACCTCGCCGGTTCGTTGCGCACCCCCGCGCATTTCTGCGGTGTCTACGCACACAAGCCGACACTCGGCCTTGCGGCCAACCGCGGCATGGTCCCGCCGTCCGAACCGGCCTTGCCGGTCGACCTCGACCTCGCCGTCGTCGGTCCGATGGCGCGCACCGCCCGCGACCTCACGCTCCTGCTCGACGTCATGGCCGGACCGGATCCGTTGACGCTCGGCGTGGCGCACGAGGTGAGGTTGCCGCCCGCGCGCCACGAACTGCTCCGCGACTTCCGGGTCTTGGTCCTCGACGAACATCCGCTCATCCCAACCGGGGCGGCGGTGCGGGCGGGCGTGAACCGAGTCGCCGACGCGCTGGTCGACGGCGGCGCCCACGTCGAACGGCGCAGTCCGCTGCTGCCCGATCTGGCCGAGGCCGGGACGCTCTACAGCCAGTTGCTGGTTTCGGGCTCCGTCGCACGTTTTCCCGTCGAATCGTACGAGCGGCTGCGGACCCGTGCCGCCGGACTGGGCGCGGACGACCAGAGTCTCGACGCGGCACGGCTGCGCGCCATGGTGTTCAGCCACCGCGACTGGCTCCAGGCGATCAACCGCCGCGAACTGCACCGCCACGGCTGGCGGCAACTGTTCGCCGAGTTCGATGCCGTGGTGTGCCCGATCACGCCCACTCCGGCGTTCCCGCACGACCACGACCCCAATCCGCTGGGACGCCGGATCGACATCGACGGCGTCGAGTACCCGTACTTCGACCAGCTCGTCTGGGCCGGTCTGGCCACCATGCCCGGTCTGCCCGCCACCGCCATACCAGCGGGCCGGGCCTCCGATGGCCTGCCGGTGGGAGTGCAGCTCATCGGCCCGATGTTCGAGGACCGCACCCCGCTGCGGCTGGCCGAGCTGCTCGAGCGGAGGATCGGTGGCTTCCAGGCACCGAAGTAG